A stretch of Castanea sativa cultivar Marrone di Chiusa Pesio chromosome 2, ASM4071231v1 DNA encodes these proteins:
- the LOC142626058 gene encoding protein RER1A-like translates to MDAAALAGDEASPANVITRWTYTVSQRYQHLLDKSTPHVLNRWIAAVVIAFIYAVRVYFLQGFYIVSYGLGIYLLNLLIGFLSPQVDPEIHDLSDGPTLPTRGSDEFRPFVRRLPEFKFWYSITKAFCIAFLMTFFSAFDVPVFWPILLFYWLALFILTMRRQITHMIKYKYVPFSFGKQRYDGKRASSSDSTSLPRD, encoded by the exons ATGGATGCTGCGGCACTGGCCGGAGATGAAGCCTCGCCGGCCAACGTGATCACCCGGTGGACGTACACGGTGTCACAGCGCTACCAGCATCTCCTCGACAAGTCTACGCCGCACGTTCTCAACCGCTGGATCGCCGCCGTCGTGATCGCCTTCATCTACGCCGTCCGCGTTTACTTCCTCCAAGGCTTCTACATCGTCTCCTACGGCCTCGGCATCTACCTCCTCAACCTCCTCATTggctttctctctcctcaggtAGATCCCGAGATCCACGACCTCTCCGATGGCCCCACCCTCCCTACGCGTGGCTCCGACGAGTTCCGCCCCTTCGTTCGCCGCCTCCCTGAGTTCAAATTCTG GTACTCTATCACAAAGGCCTTTTGCATTGCTTTTTTGATGACATTCTTCAGCGCATTTGATGTACCTGTTTTCTGGCCAATACTGCTTTTCTATTGGTTGGCACTCTTTATTCTAACTATGAGGAGACAGATAACACACATGATCAAATACAAATACGTTCCATTCTCATTTGGAAAGCAG cGGTATGATGGAAAGAGAGCCTCATCATCTGACAGTACAAGCCTTCCTAGGGATTGA